The DNA region CTGGTTGGGGGCGGCCTGGTAGTCGTCGAGGCGCTCCCACGGGTGCGCCGGGTTGCTTTGCGCCTGGGCCAGGGCCTGGTCGGCGCGGCCTATGACGCTGGTGGCGTCCTCGCCGGGACGGAAGGCGGCGATGCCCAGGTGGGCCACCGGGGTGCAGTCGCTGGCACCGGTGCCGCGCAGGCTTTCCAGGGCGTCGCTGAGGCTCTGGGCGAGGCGGTCGGCGTCTTCGTTGTCCAGGCCGGGGGCGAGCAGGGTGAATTCGCCGCCGCGGCTGCGCGAGGCCAGCCAGTCGGGGTTGCCGCGCTCCTCCAACCGTTTCTTCAGGAGTTCGCCGATCGCGCCGATCAGGGCGTCGGTGCGCTGGCCGCCGAGGCGCTGGTTGAGGCCGCCGAGGTCATTGACCCGCAGCAGCAGCAGGTAGCCGGCGGCGTTCTGCTCGGCCACGGCCAGCTGGTTGCCCAGGCGGATGTCGAACTGGCGGCGGTTGGCCAGGCCCGTGAGGCTGTCCTGGTAGGCCTCCTCGCGCAGCTTCTCGCTGCGCGCGGCCTCTTCGGCGAACAGGGTCTTGAGCTTGTCGACCATCTGGTTCATGGCCAGCACCACGCGCTTGAGCTCGGGCGTGCGCGGCACCCGGGGCAGGGTGAGGAACTCGCGCCGGCTGATGGCCTGGGCCTGCTGCACCATGTTGTCCAGCGGGCGCAGCTGGGTGCGCAGGAGGAAGCCGCCGAGCACGGCGCTGACCAGCCCGCAGAGCAGCAGCCAGAGGAGGCTGCCGATGGCGCTGTCCCAGAGCTTGGCCAGGGCGAATTGCGGGTGGCTGAGCACCTCGACCCGCGCGGCCTGTTCCCAGCCGCGCATGATCAGGGCGTCGCCGCCCTGGGCGCGCAGGTCGACGAGGCGGACGAACCAGGCGGGGACCTTGTCGGAGGTCGGGTCGGCCTGGCGTTCGACGATGACCTTCTCGTCGGCGATGTTGACCACGCGGATGCGGGCGAAGTAGCCGCTGTCGAAGATGGAGCTGACCATCAGCTCGATCATCGCCGGGTCGTCCACGTGGGGCGTCATGGACAGCGCGAGGGCGGTGGCGGCGTCCTGGGCGTGGGAGCGCAACTGGCTGCGCAGCTGTTCCCGGGAGCTTTCCACCCCGGCGAGGAAGCTGCCGGTGAAGGCCACCACGAGGAACAGGCAGATCGCCAGAAACAGCTGCTTGAGTAACGACATCGTCTATCCCTCTCCAATGGCGAAGCCTTCGGCGCGCATCTTCTGCAGGATGTCCTGCCAGCGCGAAAGCTTCTTGCTGTCACCACTGCGCTTGCCGGCGGTGTACAGGCCTTCGGCGTTGAAGGCGTACACGGGCAGCAGGTCCTTGCGTTGCGAGGCCGGCCTTATTTCGCCGATCAGGTTGTCCAGTACCAGCGGGTCCGAGCTGGGGCTGGCGTAGTAGGTGAGCACCATGTGTGCCTGGTTGTAGTTGAGCGCCTTGACGTAGGTGATGCGCAGTTTCTCGGACGGGATGCCGAGGCGGCGCAGGGTGAAGTACTTGGCGATGGAGTAGTCCTCGCAATCGCCGGCGCCCTTGACCAGGGCCTCGACGGGGGTGGCCCAGTAATCGTTCTCGCCCCAGTTGCGCTGGTCGTCGACGAAGCGCAGCTGGCGGTTGAAGAAGCGGTTGACCGTGGCGAGCTTCTCCTTCTCCGGCAGCTCGCCACTGCTGTCGATCAGCGCGCTCCAGGCCTCGATGCGCTCCTTGGCGGTGCCGAGGCTGCCGTAGCGCTTCTGCGCGTTCTGCAGGATCAGGCCGAAATCCCAGTTGGCGGCGACCGCCGAGACCAGCAGGCAGGCGAGCAGGGCCAGCCATGTCGTCCATGGCCGTCCTCGCTTCGCTTTCGCACGCCGCCCTAGCTGCATCATCAGGGTCTCCGCCCTTGGATCAGTGCAGTCTAGGTGGTGGTCGGGCTTTTTGCCGGTGGGCTTGGAGGGTGTTGCGGGGTGGGCTCAGTCTCGGCCCAGGGTCTTCTGGCGAAGGATGTAGACGGTGACCAGCACGGCGCTGGTGAGCATGAAGCCGCGCGCCCAGGGCAGGGGCACGAGGTAGCAGGAGAAGGCGATGCTGACCCACATCAGGCCGATGGCGTAGACCTTGCCCTTGAGCGGGATGCCGTTGCCTTCGAGGTAGTCCCTGATCCAGGGCCCGAGATGCCTGTGGTTGACCAGCCAGAGGTAGAAGCGCCGCGAGCTGCGCACGAAGCAGGCGGCGGCCAGGAGAAGGAAGGGCGTGGTCGGCAATACCGGCAGGAAGATGCCGATCACGCCCAGGGCGACGGCGAGCCAGCCGACCACCAGCAGTACGTAGCGCACTGCCGGGCTGCGGCTCTGGCGGATGTCACCGTGCGCCATCAGCGCGACCGTCTCAGTGACGCGGCTTGAGCAGGGCGGGCTTTTCTTCCGGGGCGTTGCACAGCAGGAACAGGGCGGTGAGCAGCTCGGGGATCTGCTCGACCATTTCGTCGACCAGGTTGCGATCGGCGGCGATATCGGCGAATTCGGGCTGTTCGTCGAACAGGCCGGAACCGACCATGATCGGCAGCAGCAGCTCGCTGACTTCCTCTTCGGCGTCTTCGAACCATACGGACTCGCGCAGGAACACGCCTTCCATGAAGCCGATGCACCAGCCGCGCAGGTCGGAATCGTCCGGGTCGTCGCCCAGGTCGAGGTCGCAGGGCATCTCCGGGTCTTCGTCGCTGGCCAGCTGGCGGGCGATGTGGGCCTTGAGCAGCAGCAGGGTGGCTTCGATCTCCTCGCGCTCGGCGTCGCTGCGGTAGTGCGGCGGCTCGGCGAACAGGGCGTCGATCCACTCGCGCTCCGGAACCTGGTCCGGGCAGATGCACAGGGCGGTCAGGTAGCCATGGGCGGCCACGTAGTCCAGGGCTTCTTCGTGCAGGTCATCGGCATCGAGGAAGGCTTGCAGGCGGGACAGTTGCTCAGCGAAGGACATCGTGGGACTACCTTGAGGAATAAACGAGGGTGGATTCTAGTCGAGTGGGAGGCCCGCGGCAAAAGCGGCCCCGATGGGCGAGGGCTTCCTCAGGCGTTCGCTGACGTATAATGC from Pseudomonas tohonis includes:
- the lapD gene encoding cyclic di-GMP receptor LapD, with protein sequence MSLLKQLFLAICLFLVVAFTGSFLAGVESSREQLRSQLRSHAQDAATALALSMTPHVDDPAMIELMVSSIFDSGYFARIRVVNIADEKVIVERQADPTSDKVPAWFVRLVDLRAQGGDALIMRGWEQAARVEVLSHPQFALAKLWDSAIGSLLWLLLCGLVSAVLGGFLLRTQLRPLDNMVQQAQAISRREFLTLPRVPRTPELKRVVLAMNQMVDKLKTLFAEEAARSEKLREEAYQDSLTGLANRRQFDIRLGNQLAVAEQNAAGYLLLLRVNDLGGLNQRLGGQRTDALIGAIGELLKKRLEERGNPDWLASRSRGGEFTLLAPGLDNEDADRLAQSLSDALESLRGTGASDCTPVAHLGIAAFRPGEDATSVIGRADQALAQAQSNPAHPWERLDDYQAAPNQGLHSWRAWIDEALQQGKLQLYFQPVAECADPTRLLHNKVLARLLDPQGEAVAAGRFLPWIERLGWAARFDLAMLEHTLAHLDRHPEPLALSLSAATLREPDSQERLLAMLREHPQHADLMTLEVDERFLPPPAALEKLSQAVREAGFHLGLQHFGGRFSLIGNLTHLGLAYLKIDGTYIRAIDQENDKRVFIEAMFRATNSIDLPLIAEMVETQGELAVLGELGIQGAMGRLIGPPAPWSETQA
- the lapG gene encoding cysteine protease LapG, with the protein product MQLGRRAKAKRGRPWTTWLALLACLLVSAVAANWDFGLILQNAQKRYGSLGTAKERIEAWSALIDSSGELPEKEKLATVNRFFNRQLRFVDDQRNWGENDYWATPVEALVKGAGDCEDYSIAKYFTLRRLGIPSEKLRITYVKALNYNQAHMVLTYYASPSSDPLVLDNLIGEIRPASQRKDLLPVYAFNAEGLYTAGKRSGDSKKLSRWQDILQKMRAEGFAIGEG
- a CDS encoding YbaN family protein; its protein translation is MAHGDIRQSRSPAVRYVLLVVGWLAVALGVIGIFLPVLPTTPFLLLAAACFVRSSRRFYLWLVNHRHLGPWIRDYLEGNGIPLKGKVYAIGLMWVSIAFSCYLVPLPWARGFMLTSAVLVTVYILRQKTLGRD
- a CDS encoding YecA family protein, whose product is MSFAEQLSRLQAFLDADDLHEEALDYVAAHGYLTALCICPDQVPEREWIDALFAEPPHYRSDAEREEIEATLLLLKAHIARQLASDEDPEMPCDLDLGDDPDDSDLRGWCIGFMEGVFLRESVWFEDAEEEVSELLLPIMVGSGLFDEQPEFADIAADRNLVDEMVEQIPELLTALFLLCNAPEEKPALLKPRH